Proteins found in one Candidatus Rokuibacteriota bacterium genomic segment:
- a CDS encoding SBBP repeat-containing protein → MNGEAQRHEHSAARFVRWSSIVALALALIGAACAQQSAMLAGEGEPSRPRPVPPLTAKGPDAAVKARARAAYAKLPLHFEANHGQTDPEVKFLARGGGYALSLTPTEAVLVLKSPATDPLSPAAGERARVRGFSSHVLRMKLVGADPEPQVIGLNELPGKANYFIGNDRSKWRTNVPTYARVRYQDVYPGIDLVYYGNQRQLEYDFIVAPGADPKAVKLAFEGAETVETDSNGDLVLKTGAGEVRLKKPYIYQVVNGVKQPISGSYVLNARSEIENPQSQEVSFQLAAYDTSKPLVIDPVLTLIYSTYFGSSANENSVAIAVDAQGSAYVTGRIFPPTLMAGVSDNVFVARLDPTGSTLIYSTSLGGSGNESGVAIAVDHQGNAYVTGETDSPDFPAPGGGTAPKPGGGGPGDFVFVAKLDDKGALFYSIYLGGGNDDGPGAIAVDSSQNAYVTGFSNSSADFPGPKGALPVPKLGSAVDYNAFVVKLDTLKAGADSIVYSVHIGGNVFEHGRAIAVDSSGFAYLTGDGGSDFPLKGNLSQDFASKVNVGENFDAFVVKLDTSKPEVDSLVYSTLLGGSANDIGDGIAVDSSGKIYVTGSTASAAEFPTKNAIPGTSCPGGFVAKFNPDLVGDASLLYSTCYAGGGRSIAVDSPSKNIYLGTAKLDLVANKLVPYPVGFFGGSIALDASCNVYATTGAAKPISGDSDAFVQKIGQGEPFAYISNFNAGTVSVIDAHTNSVVGNPIPVGVNPHGVAVHPDGRRVYVANLNPTNFNLDDTVSVIDTTKNTVIKTIPLGVNLNPIGVAVHPSGRWVYVANSGVDPNKSTHTISVIDTTANAVATTVELTIGTQANVPFGIAVSPDGTKVFVTNLVGNFVTFIDVNPAVDPPTHTVLDFDTTDEVQGVKVGPSPQGVAVSHGTRLYVANAGNGTVSVIDTKTGKLVDTDNNAGNLTTPIQVGGEPFAVAVHPKGDKVYVTDGSTNSTTLWIIDITQTPPAVTSVTVGQGPRGVAVTPDGAFVYVANVDDNTVSVLDVANNHTPIDFNMAPGIQGLPVGNGPVAFGQFTGALLDRDKDGDGISDLVDGFYVAGTFVDKSDPATDLSAVFNGTFTNEHLCGTVSGSINDPGGLTVKIESPAGLVVKTGPGSGQAKITYCDGLKTLAPGPSEVHPLTCGSLTARVVVGPIKILLDDHGIATVPSGTTVRVARLAPGQFEIQNLGGTEPIVVEFQGQVREVRPGESLTVAVDTTPPTTIAAASPAPNANGWNKGDVT, encoded by the coding sequence ATGAATGGTGAAGCCCAGCGACACGAGCATTCGGCAGCCCGGTTCGTCAGGTGGTCGTCGATAGTGGCGCTGGCTCTGGCGCTGATCGGGGCGGCCTGCGCCCAGCAGAGCGCTATGCTCGCGGGCGAAGGGGAGCCCTCGCGCCCACGGCCGGTTCCGCCTCTGACCGCGAAGGGGCCTGACGCGGCTGTCAAGGCTCGAGCCCGGGCGGCTTACGCCAAGCTGCCGCTGCACTTTGAGGCCAACCACGGCCAGACCGACCCCGAGGTCAAGTTCCTGGCCCGCGGTGGCGGCTACGCGCTGTCCCTCACCCCCACCGAGGCCGTCCTCGTCCTGAAATCCCCCGCAACCGATCCCCTCTCCCCCGCGGCGGGGGAGAGGGCGAGGGTGAGGGGGTTCTCGTCCCACGTCCTCCGCATGAAGCTGGTTGGTGCTGACCCCGAGCCCCAGGTGATTGGCCTGAATGAGCTACCCGGCAAGGCCAACTACTTCATCGGGAACGACCGCAGCAAATGGCGCACCAACGTCCCGACCTATGCCAGGGTCAGGTACCAGGATGTCTATCCCGGCATCGACCTCGTGTATTACGGCAACCAGAGGCAGCTCGAATACGACTTCATCGTCGCCCCCGGCGCCGATCCCAAGGCCGTCAAGCTCGCCTTCGAGGGCGCGGAAACAGTTGAAACCGACTCCAACGGTGATCTCGTCCTGAAGACCGGCGCCGGCGAGGTCCGCCTGAAGAAGCCCTATATCTACCAGGTCGTCAACGGTGTCAAACAACCCATCTCCGGCAGCTATGTGTTGAATGCAAGATCCGAAATCGAAAATCCACAATCGCAAGAGGTCAGCTTCCAACTCGCCGCCTATGACACCAGCAAACCCCTGGTCATTGATCCGGTGTTGACCCTCATCTACTCTACCTACTTCGGTAGCAGCGCCAACGAGAACAGCGTAGCCATCGCCGTGGACGCCCAAGGCAGCGCCTACGTAACAGGGAGAATTTTCCCCCCAACGCTGATGGCCGGCGTCTCTGACAACGTCTTTGTGGCGAGGTTAGATCCGACCGGTTCCACACTCATCTACTCCACCTCTCTGGGCGGCAGCGGCAACGAGAGCGGCGTAGCCATCGCCGTGGACCACCAGGGCAACGCTTACGTGACCGGGGAAACCGATTCGCCCGACTTTCCCGCCCCAGGAGGGGGAACTGCCCCGAAGCCGGGAGGCGGCGGCCCCGGCGATTTCGTCTTTGTGGCGAAGCTGGACGACAAAGGCGCCCTTTTCTATTCCATCTACCTGGGCGGCGGCAACGACGACGGCCCCGGCGCTATCGCTGTGGACTCCTCCCAAAACGCCTACGTGACGGGCTTTTCCAACAGTTCGGCTGACTTCCCCGGCCCAAAAGGGGCGCTACCTGTCCCGAAACTGGGATCTGCCGTTGACTACAACGCCTTTGTGGTGAAGCTTGATACCCTCAAGGCCGGAGCGGACTCGATTGTCTACTCCGTTCACATAGGCGGCAACGTCTTCGAACACGGCAGAGCCATCGCCGTGGACTCATCCGGCTTTGCCTATCTTACAGGGGATGGCGGTTCCGACTTCCCCCTGAAGGGCAACCTGTCGCAGGACTTCGCCAGCAAGGTCAACGTCGGCGAAAATTTCGACGCCTTTGTGGTGAAGCTTGACACCTCTAAGCCCGAAGTTGACTCGCTCGTCTACTCCACCCTCCTCGGTGGCAGTGCCAACGACATTGGCGATGGCATCGCCGTGGACTCCTCGGGCAAGATCTATGTGACGGGCTCTACTGCTTCAGCCGCCGAGTTTCCCACGAAGAACGCTATTCCCGGCACATCCTGTCCGGGCGGCTTTGTGGCGAAGTTTAACCCTGATCTCGTCGGGGATGCATCGCTCCTCTACTCCACGTGCTATGCCGGGGGGGGCAGGAGCATCGCCGTGGACTCCCCCAGTAAAAACATCTATCTGGGCACCGCAAAGCTTGATCTCGTTGCTAACAAGCTCGTCCCCTACCCGGTGGGCTTCTTCGGCGGCAGCATCGCCCTGGACGCCTCCTGCAACGTCTACGCAACAACGGGCGCTGCCAAGCCCATTTCCGGCGACTCTGACGCCTTTGTGCAAAAAATCGGTCAGGGGGAGCCCTTCGCTTACATCAGCAATTTCAATGCAGGCACCGTCTCAGTGATCGACGCCCATACCAACAGCGTCGTGGGCAATCCCATCCCGGTGGGGGTCAATCCCCACGGCGTGGCGGTGCATCCGGACGGCAGACGGGTCTATGTGGCAAACCTTAATCCAACAAACTTTAACCTTGACGACACCGTTTCGGTGATCGACACCACCAAGAACACCGTGATCAAGACCATCCCGCTAGGAGTGAACCTCAACCCCATCGGCGTGGCAGTGCATCCGAGCGGCAGATGGGTGTATGTCGCGAACTCCGGCGTGGACCCCAACAAGTCTACCCACACCATCTCGGTAATCGACACCACAGCCAACGCCGTTGCGACGACGGTAGAGCTGACCATAGGCACGCAAGCCAATGTCCCCTTCGGGATCGCGGTGAGCCCGGACGGCACTAAGGTCTTTGTGACGAACCTAGTAGGGAACTTTGTCACCTTCATCGACGTGAACCCCGCCGTGGACCCACCAACCCACACGGTCCTTGACTTCGATACCACGGACGAGGTGCAGGGCGTGAAGGTCGGTCCCAGCCCGCAGGGCGTGGCCGTGAGCCACGGCACGAGGCTCTACGTGGCGAATGCTGGGAACGGGACTGTCTCGGTGATTGATACGAAGACCGGCAAGCTGGTGGACACCGACAACAATGCCGGCAACCTGACCACTCCCATCCAGGTCGGCGGTGAGCCCTTCGCTGTGGCAGTGCACCCAAAGGGGGACAAGGTTTATGTGACGGACGGTTCCACTAACAGCACCACTCTGTGGATCATTGACATCACACAGACTCCTCCCGCAGTCACATCGGTGACAGTCGGGCAAGGACCCAGGGGCGTCGCCGTGACCCCGGATGGCGCATTCGTTTACGTGGCCAACGTTGACGACAACACCGTGTCGGTGCTCGACGTCGCCAACAACCACACGCCGATTGACTTCAACATGGCCCCAGGCATCCAAGGCCTTCCGGTGGGGAATGGGCCTGTCGCCTTCGGCCAGTTCACCGGCGCCCTGTTGGACCGTGACAAGGATGGGGATGGAATCTCGGACTTGGTCGACGGCTTCTATGTGGCCGGAACCTTCGTCGACAAGAGTGACCCCGCGACCGATCTCAGCGCCGTGTTCAATGGAACTTTCACGAACGAGCACCTCTGCGGCACAGTCTCGGGTTCCATCAACGACCCGGGCGGCCTGACTGTCAAAATCGAGAGCCCCGCCGGCCTCGTGGTCAAGACCGGCCCAGGATCGGGACAAGCCAAAATCACGTACTGCGATGGCCTCAAGACGCTCGCGCCAGGGCCGAGTGAAGTGCACCCGCTCACC
- a CDS encoding AAA family ATPase, translated as MSEVSQGEGVFLRLDPGNERVWHGDQPVKLTPKAFAVLRYLIERPGRLVTKDDLLRAIWRETVVTEWALTACIYEIRKALGDEARAPQYLETVHRRGYRFIGPLAPIPADGGLEPGVQRQKSEPVPVPNVVGREDELGHLKRWLETALGGERQVVFVVGEAGIGKTALMEAFAGGMAAGGDVGVGWGQCIEHYGAGEAYLPVLEALGQLYRTPWHDRLLAVLRHYAPTWLVHLPWLVSGAELETMQRRVQGATRERMLRELAQALEVLTADGAVALVLEDLHWSDHATLDFVSYLARRRGEARLLVVGTYRPGEVLGRGHPLRGVKQELLVHGQCRDLALEGLSESGVREYLGLRLPGGEPEAGLVQWLHQRTDGNPLFMVKMVDYMLGRGLVVEGNGRWALREPVGGVGEWVPESLREMIEKQMEELSAEEKQVLEAASVAGTEFSAAAVAAGLEEAVEGVEERCQRLVARKQLLRSCGVEEWPDGTVAGRYGFIHALYQNVIAERVGGARLLQLHRRIGERKEAGYGERTGEIAAELATHFAQGRDHRRAVKYLGQAAKTATLRSAHTEAISLLSRALELLPTLPDTPERTQQELILQISLGSSLIAMKGYAAPEVEGAYTRARELCQRVGETPQLFSVLLGLWAFSLVRAKLQTARALAEQCLRLAETLQGPAFLMQARFVLGTSLFWLGELVPARGHLEHGIALYDSQKLHPSAFRVVHDPGVTCRSYAARVLGCLGYPDQARKRNREALTLAEQLAHPFSLAFALSFGAMLHQCLGQGHETGEQADAAVALCAEHEFALFLAVSTVLGGWALTERGQGSEGMTRMRQGLAAYRATGAEVSRPYFLALVAEAHGRVGQTEEGVALLAEALALVSRTGERWYEAELYRLRGHLLLAQQQQREIIKGASESISEAEACFRQAIAIARRQEAKSLELRAVISLSRLLQSQGRKEEARTLLAEIYGWFTEGLETEDLKEARALLGALEGRLR; from the coding sequence GTGTCGGAAGTGAGCCAGGGCGAAGGCGTCTTCCTGCGCCTTGACCCGGGGAACGAACGGGTCTGGCACGGGGACCAGCCTGTGAAGCTCACGCCCAAGGCCTTTGCGGTGTTGCGTTATCTGATCGAGCGCCCGGGGCGGCTAGTCACCAAAGACGACCTGCTCAGAGCGATCTGGCGGGAGACGGTGGTGACCGAGTGGGCTCTCACCGCGTGCATTTACGAGATCCGCAAGGCACTTGGGGATGAGGCACGCGCTCCCCAGTACCTGGAGACGGTCCACCGGCGGGGGTACCGGTTCATCGGCCCCCTCGCCCCCATTCCAGCAGATGGGGGCCTTGAGCCCGGAGTCCAGAGGCAGAAGTCCGAGCCGGTTCCGGTCCCCAACGTGGTAGGGCGGGAGGACGAGCTGGGGCACCTGAAGCGGTGGCTGGAGACTGCGCTTGGCGGGGAGCGGCAGGTGGTGTTCGTCGTGGGCGAGGCGGGGATCGGGAAGACGGCGTTGATGGAGGCTTTTGCGGGCGGGATGGCGGCGGGCGGAGACGTGGGGGTGGGGTGGGGGCAGTGCATCGAGCATTACGGCGCGGGAGAAGCGTACTTGCCGGTGCTGGAGGCGCTGGGGCAGCTCTACCGGACCCCGTGGCACGACCGGCTCCTGGCGGTGCTGAGGCACTACGCGCCCACCTGGCTCGTCCATCTGCCGTGGCTCGTCAGCGGGGCCGAGCTGGAGACAATGCAGCGGCGGGTCCAGGGGGCGACGCGGGAACGTATGCTCAGGGAGCTGGCCCAGGCGCTGGAGGTGCTGACCGCCGACGGCGCCGTAGCGCTGGTGCTGGAGGACCTGCACTGGAGCGATCATGCGACGCTGGACTTCGTGTCCTATCTGGCCCGGAGACGGGGGGAAGCGCGGCTGCTCGTGGTCGGAACGTATCGGCCGGGGGAGGTGCTCGGGAGGGGGCATCCGCTGAGAGGGGTCAAGCAGGAACTGCTGGTGCACGGGCAGTGCCGCGATCTGGCGCTGGAGGGACTGAGCGAGAGCGGGGTGAGGGAATATCTCGGGTTGAGGCTTCCTGGAGGCGAGCCCGAAGCGGGGCTCGTCCAATGGCTTCACCAGCGCACGGATGGCAATCCCCTGTTCATGGTGAAGATGGTCGATTACATGCTGGGTCGGGGCCTGGTGGTGGAGGGCAACGGCCGGTGGGCACTCAGGGAACCGGTCGGAGGAGTGGGAGAGTGGGTCCCGGAGAGCTTGCGGGAGATGATCGAGAAGCAGATGGAGGAGCTGAGCGCGGAGGAGAAGCAGGTGCTGGAAGCGGCGAGCGTGGCCGGGACGGAGTTTTCAGCGGCCGCGGTGGCGGCAGGCTTGGAAGAAGCGGTGGAGGGCGTCGAGGAGCGGTGCCAGAGGCTCGTCGCGCGCAAACAGCTCCTGCGATCGTGCGGCGTCGAGGAGTGGCCGGATGGGACGGTCGCAGGCCGCTACGGGTTCATTCACGCGCTCTATCAGAACGTGATAGCCGAGCGGGTCGGAGGGGCGCGGCTCCTGCAACTCCACCGGCGGATCGGGGAACGCAAGGAGGCGGGCTACGGGGAGCGGACGGGGGAGATCGCGGCGGAGCTGGCCACGCACTTCGCGCAGGGGCGGGACCACCGGCGGGCCGTGAAGTATCTCGGCCAGGCGGCCAAGACCGCGACGCTGCGCTCGGCCCATACGGAAGCGATCAGCCTGCTCAGCAGAGCGCTGGAGCTGCTCCCGACGCTCCCCGATACCCCTGAGCGCACCCAGCAAGAGCTAATTTTGCAAATTTCATTGGGCTCCTCGCTGATCGCGATGAAGGGGTATGCGGCCCCGGAAGTGGAGGGCGCCTACACCAGGGCCAGGGAGTTGTGTCAGCGCGTCGGAGAAACTCCCCAGCTCTTCTCCGTGCTCCTGGGGCTGTGGGCGTTCTCGCTGGTGCGGGCGAAGTTGCAGACGGCGCGGGCGCTGGCAGAGCAGTGTCTGCGTCTGGCGGAAACGCTCCAGGGTCCGGCCTTCCTCATGCAGGCGCGCTTCGTGCTCGGGACCAGCCTGTTCTGGCTCGGAGAGCTGGTCCCGGCGCGGGGCCATCTCGAGCATGGCATCGCGCTCTATGACTCGCAGAAGCTCCACCCCAGCGCCTTCCGGGTCGTGCACGATCCCGGTGTCACGTGCCGATCCTATGCGGCCCGGGTCCTGGGCTGCCTCGGGTATCCCGACCAGGCCCGGAAGAGGAATCGGGAGGCTCTCACCCTGGCCGAGCAACTGGCTCACCCGTTCAGCCTGGCCTTCGCCCTGAGCTTTGGGGCCATGCTCCACCAGTGCCTCGGGCAGGGCCACGAGACCGGAGAGCAGGCAGACGCGGCCGTGGCGCTCTGTGCCGAGCACGAGTTCGCGCTCTTCCTGGCGGTGAGCACCGTGCTGGGGGGCTGGGCGCTGACCGAGCGCGGACAGGGGAGCGAGGGCATGACCCGCATGCGCCAGGGTTTGGCTGCCTACCGGGCCACCGGGGCCGAAGTGTCACGCCCGTATTTTCTCGCCCTGGTGGCCGAGGCCCACGGGAGGGTAGGGCAGACAGAGGAAGGAGTGGCGCTGCTGGCCGAGGCGCTGGCTCTGGTGTCCAGAACCGGGGAGCGCTGGTACGAGGCAGAGCTTTACCGGCTCAGGGGCCATCTCCTCTTGGCGCAGCAGCAACAGAGGGAGATAATCAAGGGCGCCAGTGAAAGCATTTCAGAGGCCGAGGCCTGTTTCCGTCAGGCCATCGCGATCGCTCGCCGCCAGGAGGCGAAGTCGCTGGAGCTTCGGGCGGTGATCAGCTTGAGTCGCCTCTTGCAAAGCCAGGGCAGGAAGGAAGAGGCCCGGACGCTGCTGGCAGAAATCTATGGCTGGTTCACCGAGGGGCTCGAGACGGAAGACCTGAAGGAGGCCCGGGCGCTGCTCGGAGCGCTGGAAGGGCGCTTGCGGTAG
- a CDS encoding hydantoinase B/oxoprolinase family protein: MIDPITLEVIREALSSIVREMRVNLVRTAYSSILYEGEDFSCVLMDAEAQIVAMSRGQDHPLHIVPIAWSVKAVREKFGSDIHPGDVFLHNDPYTGGTHLNDVAMIYPLFVEGELFLFPVVRAHWGDVGGMTSGSLSGGASEIYQEGIRIPPVKVYERGRPDPPLLDVLFANMRVARDREGDFRAMVGTCRKAAERVEELLARYGVATLRACIRELLDRAERRMRQRIRDLPDGEYCYEAYLEGGRERLEPLMIRARVAIAGDSATVDLTGSAPQTAGPTNVGPAMAPTGAFTILKAFLDPGGEINSGALRSLTVIAPEGTVVNARLPAPCGGMVEVKYCVESAVMGALAQALAGKVTGDLKGGGNHCYVGGTDPRTGEPFIFYEYPAGGTGAFEGGDGNNAVRTFTESDITSIQPLEAVEQKYPLRVERLELRPDSGGDGRWRGGLGLRREVRVLAQEARLSVLSEKNLLPPYGVCGGMGGAPNRFIVRRDGEELQPSPLPGKVSGFGLRQGDLVVMESSGGGGYGDPLERDPALVARDVAEELVSQTRAAAVYGLALSDGQVDEEDTRRRREQLGRARLRIRLHREDGLEYKEGRRVCRLSQPACRKLGVGAGDIVEFVSLRGAPLRAWVEVDPGDSDGAQLAHDGLAILGVRDGERVEVRRVLSAVSRCEEER, from the coding sequence ATGATTGATCCCATCACCCTCGAGGTCATCCGCGAGGCGCTCTCGTCCATCGTGCGCGAGATGCGCGTGAACCTGGTCCGCACGGCCTACTCCTCGATCCTGTACGAGGGGGAGGACTTCTCCTGCGTCCTGATGGACGCCGAGGCCCAGATCGTCGCCATGTCGCGGGGCCAGGACCACCCGCTCCACATCGTCCCCATCGCCTGGTCCGTGAAGGCGGTGCGGGAGAAGTTCGGGAGCGATATCCACCCCGGCGACGTCTTCCTCCACAACGACCCCTACACGGGCGGCACGCACCTCAACGACGTGGCGATGATCTACCCGTTGTTCGTCGAGGGCGAGCTCTTCCTCTTCCCGGTCGTCCGGGCCCACTGGGGGGACGTGGGCGGGATGACCTCGGGGTCGCTGTCGGGAGGGGCGAGCGAGATCTATCAGGAGGGGATACGGATCCCGCCGGTCAAGGTTTACGAGCGCGGCCGGCCCGACCCCCCACTTCTGGACGTGCTCTTCGCCAACATGCGTGTGGCCAGGGATCGGGAGGGCGACTTCCGGGCCATGGTCGGGACGTGCCGGAAGGCGGCCGAGCGGGTCGAGGAGTTGCTGGCCCGCTACGGCGTGGCCACGCTCCGCGCGTGCATCCGCGAGCTCCTGGATCGGGCGGAGCGGCGGATGCGCCAGCGGATCCGCGACCTCCCGGACGGCGAGTACTGCTACGAGGCCTACCTCGAGGGCGGCCGTGAACGCCTGGAGCCGCTGATGATCCGCGCCCGCGTCGCGATCGCAGGGGACTCCGCGACCGTGGACCTCACAGGCTCGGCGCCCCAGACCGCGGGCCCGACGAACGTGGGGCCGGCGATGGCGCCGACCGGCGCCTTTACGATCCTCAAGGCGTTCCTCGATCCGGGGGGCGAGATCAACTCGGGGGCGCTGCGTTCGCTCACCGTCATCGCGCCGGAAGGAACGGTGGTCAACGCGCGGCTTCCGGCCCCGTGCGGCGGAATGGTGGAGGTGAAGTACTGCGTGGAATCGGCTGTGATGGGAGCGCTCGCGCAGGCGCTCGCGGGAAAGGTAACGGGCGACCTCAAGGGCGGCGGGAACCACTGCTACGTGGGCGGGACCGATCCCCGGACCGGCGAGCCGTTCATCTTCTACGAGTACCCGGCCGGAGGGACCGGAGCTTTCGAAGGCGGGGACGGCAATAACGCCGTGAGGACCTTCACCGAGAGTGACATCACTTCCATCCAGCCCCTCGAGGCGGTGGAGCAGAAGTACCCGCTCCGCGTGGAGCGGCTCGAGCTGCGCCCCGATTCTGGCGGCGACGGCCGCTGGCGGGGCGGGCTCGGGCTCAGGCGCGAGGTGAGAGTCCTCGCCCAAGAAGCACGGCTGTCCGTCCTGTCAGAAAAGAACCTCTTGCCGCCGTACGGCGTCTGCGGAGGAATGGGGGGCGCGCCCAACCGCTTCATCGTCCGGCGCGACGGTGAGGAGCTCCAGCCCTCCCCGCTCCCTGGGAAGGTGAGCGGCTTCGGGCTCCGACAGGGAGACCTGGTTGTCATGGAGAGTTCCGGGGGTGGAGGCTATGGCGACCCGCTCGAGCGCGATCCGGCCCTGGTGGCCCGCGACGTTGCCGAGGAGCTGGTCAGCCAGACCAGGGCCGCGGCGGTCTACGGTCTGGCGTTGAGCGACGGGCAGGTCGACGAGGAGGACACCCGGCGTCGCCGCGAGCAGCTTGGGCGCGCCCGGCTCAGGATCCGGTTGCATCGTGAGGACGGTCTGGAGTATAAGGAAGGCCGTCGCGTCTGCCGGCTGAGCCAGCCCGCGTGCCGGAAGCTGGGAGTCGGTGCGGGTGACATCGTCGAGTTCGTGAGCCTCCGCGGTGCACCGCTCCGCGCCTGGGTGGAGGTGGACCCCGGAGACAGTGACGGCGCGCAGCTGGCGCACGACGGGCTCGCCATCCTGGGCGTCAGGGACGGAGAGCGCGTCGAGGTACGGCGCGTACTGAGCGCGGTGTCGAGGTGTGAGGAGGAACGATGA
- a CDS encoding aminotransferase class III-fold pyridoxal phosphate-dependent enzyme, with protein sequence MTEPTARLPEESQLLETAARYLPGGVLGTYRFPKELAFVVKRAQGSKLYDVSGREYVDYLLGSGPMILGHAHPAVVAAVAEQLSKGTTYFLLNTPVIALAEELCRAIPCAEQVRFTSTGSEATFFALRLARAHRKRDKILKFEGGYHGNHDYSLMSATPKAPKAFPAAMPDSAGIPHVLEGEVLIAPYNDLATTEALLAVYADQLAAVIVEPFQRVIPPEKGFLQGLRALTARHAIPLIFDEVVTGFRFAYGGAQEYYGVVPDLAAYGKVIGGGFPLAAVCGREAIMQSMDPSREGTPEFVAQVGTLNGNPVAAKAGLATLAELRKPGTYARLFRIGAALKDGLADLARRAGIPAQVAGEAPLFDVFFTDRPITDYRSTLTADQARLRAFNHECLKRGVVKGSQKFYVSLAHTEADVERSLAAFAAALAALPAQ encoded by the coding sequence ATGACAGAGCCGACGGCGAGACTACCTGAGGAATCCCAGCTACTGGAGACGGCTGCCCGTTACCTACCCGGCGGCGTCCTCGGGACCTACCGCTTCCCCAAAGAGCTTGCCTTCGTCGTCAAGCGCGCCCAGGGCTCGAAGCTCTACGACGTCAGCGGACGCGAGTATGTCGACTACCTGCTGGGCTCGGGCCCGATGATTCTCGGGCACGCTCACCCGGCGGTCGTCGCTGCGGTGGCCGAACAGCTTTCGAAGGGTACCACCTACTTCCTCCTGAACACGCCTGTCATCGCGCTGGCCGAGGAGCTCTGCCGGGCGATCCCGTGCGCCGAGCAGGTCCGCTTCACGTCCACCGGTTCGGAGGCGACGTTCTTCGCGCTGCGCCTCGCCCGGGCCCACCGCAAGCGCGACAAGATCCTCAAGTTCGAGGGGGGCTACCACGGCAACCACGACTACTCGCTGATGAGCGCCACGCCCAAGGCGCCGAAAGCGTTTCCGGCCGCGATGCCGGACTCTGCGGGCATCCCCCACGTCCTCGAGGGCGAGGTCCTGATCGCGCCCTACAATGACCTCGCGACCACCGAGGCGCTCCTGGCCGTCTACGCCGATCAGCTCGCGGCGGTGATCGTCGAGCCCTTCCAGCGCGTGATTCCTCCGGAAAAAGGCTTCCTCCAAGGCCTGAGGGCACTGACCGCGCGCCACGCGATCCCGCTCATCTTCGACGAGGTCGTCACGGGCTTCCGTTTCGCCTACGGGGGCGCCCAGGAGTATTACGGCGTCGTTCCCGACCTGGCGGCCTACGGGAAGGTGATCGGGGGCGGCTTCCCGCTCGCGGCGGTCTGCGGCCGCGAGGCGATCATGCAGAGCATGGACCCGAGCCGCGAGGGGACCCCGGAGTTCGTCGCCCAGGTGGGAACGCTCAACGGCAACCCGGTCGCCGCGAAGGCGGGGCTCGCGACGCTCGCCGAGCTCAGGAAGCCGGGGACCTACGCGCGGCTCTTCCGGATCGGCGCGGCGCTCAAGGATGGGCTCGCCGACCTCGCCCGGCGGGCAGGCATCCCGGCGCAGGTGGCGGGGGAGGCGCCGCTCTTCGACGTCTTCTTCACCGATCGGCCGATCACCGACTACCGCTCGACCCTCACCGCCGACCAGGCGCGCCTCAGGGCGTTCAACCACGAGTGCCTCAAGCGCGGAGTCGTCAAGGGCTCCCAGAAGTTCTACGTCTCGCTCGCCCACACGGAGGCCGACGTGGAGCGGAGCCTGGCGGCCTTCGCCGCGGCGCTGGCGGCTCTTCCGGCACAGTAG
- a CDS encoding RidA family protein — MAKEISVVHHPDRRTDVVMPYAPAILVRRGRLVFLSGVTAAPVYHSHPHREEEFDLPAGMREQAVLTMENLRKTLEAAGCTLSDLVFATRYLTDVAEQDELNRVWASYLGGHLPTTTTVEVSRLATHPRCKLEISAIAVADDA, encoded by the coding sequence ATGGCCAAAGAGATCTCGGTGGTCCACCATCCCGACCGGCGAACCGACGTGGTGATGCCGTACGCCCCGGCGATTCTCGTCCGCCGGGGCCGGCTCGTCTTCCTCTCTGGCGTGACGGCGGCCCCTGTCTACCACAGCCACCCGCACCGCGAGGAAGAGTTCGACCTGCCCGCCGGCATGCGCGAGCAGGCCGTGCTGACCATGGAGAATCTCAGGAAGACGCTGGAGGCGGCGGGCTGCACGCTGTCCGACCTCGTGTTCGCGACCCGCTATCTGACGGACGTGGCGGAGCAGGATGAGCTGAACCGCGTCTGGGCGTCGTACCTCGGCGGACACCTGCCCACGACCACGACGGTCGAGGTCTCGCGCCTGGCGACCCATCCGCGCTGCAAGCTGGAGATCAGCGCGATCGCCGTCGCCGACGACGCCTGA